From a single Candidatus Omnitrophota bacterium genomic region:
- the atpD gene encoding F0F1 ATP synthase subunit beta, translated as MVKHGRVIAAQGPVVDVKFDDAESLPSLYDILIAGTVDEKEIHLEVTEHLEGNIARCIALESTVKLRRNSKVETTGSALKIKVGDNLFGRIINAAGDPIDKKGAIKGGTDSVVEKDISKIYLNPDRLTGERPEILETGIKMVDLLFPLVKGSKMGLIGGAGLGKTVLILELIHNVITKHEGACVFTGAGERIREGNELYFEFKKQDMLDKIMFAFGQMNEPPGAKFGVAFTGITLAEYLQDQNKDVLFFIDNVYRFVQAGSEVSTLLGRVPSETGYQPTLASEVSDFHERIRSREGSSITAIETVYVPADDLTDPAVVAIFSYLNSIVVLSREKVQLKIYPSVDPLLSSSSNLDPAVVGKEHFDITQKVLKVFAKYRELAKIVPVIGIEELSGADRTLYERARKLQYFLTQPFFTAEIYTGHKGKYVPLRQTLEGCDKIIEGRLDSAPEEKFYMIGDVSECSE; from the coding sequence ATGGTTAAACATGGCAGAGTCATCGCGGCGCAGGGGCCGGTCGTCGATGTGAAATTCGACGACGCGGAAAGTCTCCCGTCGTTATACGATATATTGATAGCCGGGACCGTCGACGAAAAAGAGATCCACCTGGAAGTTACCGAGCACCTGGAAGGCAATATCGCCAGGTGTATCGCTCTGGAATCGACAGTAAAGCTGCGAAGGAACTCGAAAGTGGAGACTACCGGGTCCGCCTTAAAGATAAAGGTGGGCGATAACCTGTTTGGCAGGATCATCAACGCCGCAGGCGACCCAATAGATAAAAAGGGGGCGATAAAAGGCGGGACCGATTCTGTAGTGGAAAAAGATATTTCAAAGATCTATTTGAATCCGGACAGGCTTACCGGGGAGAGGCCCGAGATACTGGAAACGGGGATCAAGATGGTCGATCTTCTCTTCCCTCTGGTGAAAGGCTCGAAGATGGGATTGATAGGAGGCGCCGGCCTGGGTAAGACGGTCCTGATATTGGAATTAATACATAATGTTATCACCAAGCATGAAGGCGCCTGCGTTTTTACGGGGGCGGGCGAGAGGATCAGGGAAGGAAACGAGCTTTATTTCGAATTCAAAAAACAGGATATGCTGGACAAGATCATGTTCGCGTTCGGCCAGATGAACGAGCCGCCCGGGGCGAAGTTCGGCGTGGCTTTCACCGGGATAACGCTTGCCGAATACCTGCAGGACCAGAATAAGGACGTCCTCTTCTTCATAGATAACGTTTACAGGTTTGTGCAGGCAGGATCCGAGGTCTCGACGCTTTTGGGCCGGGTCCCCTCGGAGACGGGGTATCAGCCGACGCTGGCGTCCGAGGTGAGCGATTTTCACGAACGCATCCGCTCGCGGGAAGGCAGTTCCATTACCGCCATCGAAACGGTCTATGTCCCTGCGGACGACCTTACCGATCCGGCTGTCGTAGCGATATTCAGTTATCTCAATTCCATCGTTGTCCTTTCGAGAGAGAAGGTCCAGCTGAAGATATACCCCTCGGTAGATCCGCTTCTTTCGTCTTCGTCAAATCTGGATCCGGCCGTTGTGGGAAAGGAGCACTTCGACATTACGCAGAAAGTATTGAAGGTATTCGCTAAATACAGGGAATTGGCAAAGATCGTCCCGGTCATAGGCATAGAGGAACTGTCCGGGGCCGACAGGACGTTGTATGAGAGGGCGAGAAAACTACAGTATTTCCTGACGCAGCCGTTTTTCACGGCGGAAATATATACGGGCCATAAGGGTAAATACGTCCCATT